A single Prevotella sp. E15-22 DNA region contains:
- a CDS encoding DUF3109 family protein: protein MSKLPPILQVADVLISSDILTEEFCCDLEACHGICCVEGDAGAPVTLDEVMEIENSVDAVWHDLSASAQAVIDRQGVAYTDEEGDLVTSIVGGKDCVFTCYDDLELSEDADQAAPVVVKNCCLCALEKACRVGKTQFVKPISCALYPIREKVFSDGTIALNYHQWDICRCGREKGRQLHLPLYKFLKGPLVRRFGEAWYEELCVMARELQSQGYLQ, encoded by the coding sequence ATGAGTAAGCTTCCTCCCATATTGCAAGTGGCAGATGTGTTAATATCGTCAGACATCCTCACAGAAGAGTTCTGTTGTGATTTGGAGGCGTGTCATGGCATCTGCTGCGTGGAAGGCGATGCAGGCGCACCTGTTACCCTCGACGAGGTCATGGAGATAGAGAACAGTGTCGATGCTGTGTGGCATGACCTGAGTGCCTCTGCGCAGGCGGTTATTGATCGTCAGGGAGTGGCCTATACCGACGAGGAAGGTGATTTGGTGACGAGCATCGTAGGAGGTAAGGATTGTGTCTTTACATGTTACGATGATCTGGAACTGTCAGAGGATGCAGATCAGGCTGCGCCTGTTGTTGTTAAGAACTGCTGTCTTTGTGCGCTGGAAAAAGCTTGCCGTGTTGGTAAGACACAGTTTGTGAAGCCCATCAGTTGCGCCCTTTACCCCATTCGCGAAAAGGTGTTCTCTGATGGTACCATTGCCCTTAACTATCATCAATGGGATATCTGTCGTTGCGGCCGTGAGAAAGGTCGTCAGCTCCATCTGCCTCTTTATAAATTCCTCAAGGGACCGCTTGTTCGCCGCTTTGGTGAGGCCTGGTATGAGGAGTTGTGTGTGATGGCTCGAGAGCTACAATCGCAGGGCTATCTACAGTGA
- a CDS encoding tetratricopeptide repeat protein has translation MRKRFYIVLLWFVGLTVNAQTAVQEPEDVQRRYNILFNEAMLQRQRGKHDASFDLLTRCLELKPDASESCFFLAQYYSEMKNTDKALELFKRATELSPNNMTYMETLGRSYIGKGQYAEAIPVFEKMYEQDKSREELLETIYRLYIQEKDYKKAVGVLDRIETIDGKNERISLAKSALYVQMGDHQSAVEAVKSLSEEHPYDMDYRTLYANTLMGNDELDEAYDVLKKILVEEPDNAKAQLSLRSYYIHMGDDMAVDSLTYCILLNKHTATEERVNMMRQLIGENEREGGDSTEILNVFGKLLAQPEPDVDMAMLKAAYMDLKKMPKDSIASALKLVLKMAPDYAPARLQLVQYAWEDEDNASIIRLCQAARQYNPEEMAFYYYQGMAYYRIDDKDHALDAFKNGISVINDESSPEIVSDFYAVLGDLLFQKDREQEAYAAYDSCLQWKPDNIGCLNNYAYYLSLKGDNLERAEEMSFKTIKAEPRNATYLDTYAWILFMQKRYAEARVYIDQALQNDSTPGSVVIEHAGDIYMMAGDPEGAVNLWQQALGLDPGNKLLMKKIKRKKYIKQ, from the coding sequence ATGAGAAAAAGGTTCTATATCGTGCTGCTCTGGTTTGTTGGCTTGACTGTCAACGCTCAGACGGCTGTTCAGGAACCAGAGGATGTGCAGCGCAGATACAACATCCTTTTCAATGAGGCCATGCTGCAGAGACAGCGTGGAAAGCACGACGCTTCGTTCGATTTGCTGACGCGTTGTCTGGAACTGAAACCTGATGCGTCGGAGTCTTGCTTCTTCCTGGCTCAGTATTATTCAGAGATGAAGAACACGGATAAGGCTCTGGAACTCTTTAAGAGAGCCACAGAGTTGAGTCCGAATAACATGACCTACATGGAGACGTTGGGTCGTTCCTATATCGGCAAAGGCCAGTATGCAGAGGCTATTCCTGTGTTCGAGAAGATGTACGAGCAGGACAAGAGTCGTGAAGAACTGCTCGAGACCATCTATCGACTGTATATCCAGGAGAAAGACTATAAGAAGGCTGTTGGCGTACTCGACAGGATTGAGACGATTGATGGCAAAAATGAGCGTATCTCGCTGGCTAAGAGTGCTCTTTACGTGCAGATGGGCGACCATCAGAGTGCTGTAGAGGCTGTGAAGTCTTTGTCTGAAGAACATCCTTACGATATGGACTATCGTACGCTTTATGCCAACACACTGATGGGAAATGACGAGTTGGACGAGGCTTACGATGTGCTGAAGAAGATCTTGGTCGAGGAGCCTGATAATGCGAAGGCACAACTGTCGCTCCGTTCGTATTATATCCATATGGGGGATGATATGGCTGTCGACTCTCTGACCTACTGCATTCTGCTGAATAAACATACTGCCACAGAGGAGCGTGTCAACATGATGCGCCAGCTTATAGGCGAGAATGAACGTGAGGGTGGCGATAGTACTGAAATCCTGAACGTCTTCGGAAAACTGCTGGCACAGCCAGAGCCTGATGTTGATATGGCCATGCTGAAGGCGGCTTATATGGACCTGAAGAAGATGCCTAAAGATAGCATTGCCTCTGCATTGAAACTGGTGCTGAAGATGGCTCCCGACTATGCACCTGCGCGCCTGCAGTTGGTGCAGTATGCTTGGGAGGATGAGGATAATGCCAGTATCATCAGATTGTGTCAGGCTGCTCGTCAGTATAACCCTGAGGAGATGGCTTTTTATTACTATCAGGGCATGGCCTATTATCGTATTGACGACAAGGATCATGCCTTGGATGCCTTCAAGAATGGTATCAGTGTGATCAATGATGAGAGCTCGCCAGAGATCGTATCCGATTTCTATGCCGTGTTGGGCGATCTGCTTTTCCAGAAGGATCGCGAGCAGGAGGCTTATGCTGCCTATGACTCGTGCTTGCAGTGGAAGCCCGATAATATTGGCTGCTTGAATAACTACGCTTATTATCTCAGTCTGAAGGGCGACAACCTGGAAAGGGCCGAGGAGATGAGTTTCAAGACCATCAAGGCAGAACCAAGAAACGCCACTTATCTGGACACCTATGCATGGATTCTGTTTATGCAGAAACGCTATGCTGAGGCTCGCGTCTATATCGATCAGGCCTTACAGAACGACTCTACGCCTGGCTCTGTGGTCATTGAGCATGCTGGCGATATCTATATGATGGCAGGTGATCCTGAGGGGGCTGTCAATCTGTGGCAGCAGGCTTTGGGATTGGATCCTGGTAATAAGCTACTCATGAAGAAGATTAAACGAAAAAAATATATTAAGCAATGA
- a CDS encoding RNA polymerase sigma factor yields the protein MDNREIIETYYRLHQAELLTFVCSRLDNRDLAEDIVQDVFLRLLCTPQPIMECTLSALTLTIARHLINDYYRRRNYRITFTQQLSTNPATSEKEAESVLSIREVTEFLERGLARIAEPCRDIYRLHIYEGMKVSDIAHHLNSDYKSTEYRLGIARKEVRKYLKRIS from the coding sequence ATGGACAACCGAGAAATTATAGAAACCTACTATCGCCTTCATCAAGCAGAACTTCTAACCTTTGTATGTTCCCGACTTGACAACCGCGACTTGGCAGAAGACATCGTTCAGGATGTTTTCCTGAGACTGCTTTGCACCCCCCAACCTATCATGGAGTGCACCTTATCAGCCCTCACTCTCACGATTGCTCGCCATCTCATCAACGACTACTACCGTCGTCGCAACTATCGAATCACGTTCACACAGCAGTTGTCCACCAACCCAGCCACCAGCGAGAAAGAGGCTGAGTCTGTTCTTTCCATTCGTGAGGTGACAGAATTCTTAGAACGCGGACTAGCACGTATTGCTGAGCCCTGCCGCGACATCTATCGTCTGCATATCTATGAAGGCATGAAGGTGAGCGACATTGCCCACCATCTGAACAGCGACTATAAATCTACGGAATATCGCTTAGGTATTGCCCGCAAAGAGGTGAGAAAATACCTCAAGCGCATCTCATAA
- a CDS encoding YafY family protein, with the protein MRHDKLERELKLLLLLIENHNYTVPEICDRIGISRRNLYYYLEFFRDIGFKVENTKPYYRIRKDSPWLRKLNAAVQFSEDEALLMHQILEKAGDDIPHVQQLLHKLNKIYDLDIAEKVEMREQVARNFKTINEAIKMKRVVVLKGYSSPHSNTTSDRTVEPFMLLNGNQDVRCYEVSTKMNKTFKLSRVRDVQVLDLLWSNEQYHREMFTDVFMFSGEQPIVVKLRLGRLSYAVLREEYPYSEQYITQEDDNHWLAEIPVCSYLGVGRFVLGLLEDIEVVDNEEFCVFLREKICMMAQKMNNKQ; encoded by the coding sequence ATGAGACATGATAAGCTAGAAAGAGAATTAAAGTTGCTGCTTCTCTTGATAGAGAATCACAACTATACTGTGCCCGAGATATGCGATCGTATTGGTATCTCGCGTCGCAACCTGTATTATTACCTGGAATTCTTCCGTGATATAGGTTTTAAGGTTGAGAACACAAAACCTTATTATCGTATTCGTAAGGATTCGCCATGGCTCAGAAAGCTTAATGCGGCAGTACAATTTTCTGAGGACGAGGCGTTGCTGATGCATCAGATTTTGGAAAAGGCGGGCGATGACATTCCTCATGTACAACAGTTGCTGCATAAGTTGAACAAGATTTATGATCTCGATATCGCAGAGAAGGTGGAGATGCGTGAGCAGGTGGCACGCAACTTTAAGACTATCAATGAGGCCATAAAGATGAAACGTGTGGTTGTACTCAAAGGTTATTCTTCGCCGCATAGCAATACCACTTCCGACCGTACCGTTGAGCCTTTCATGCTTCTGAATGGCAATCAGGATGTGAGATGTTATGAAGTATCCACGAAAATGAACAAAACATTTAAACTCTCACGTGTACGTGACGTCCAAGTGTTGGACCTGCTTTGGAGCAATGAGCAGTATCATCGTGAGATGTTTACCGATGTGTTTATGTTCAGTGGTGAGCAGCCAATCGTCGTAAAACTACGATTAGGCCGATTGTCGTATGCTGTCCTGCGTGAGGAATATCCGTATTCTGAACAGTATATCACCCAGGAAGACGATAATCATTGGCTGGCCGAGATTCCAGTGTGCTCGTATCTGGGCGTGGGCAGGTTTGTGCTGGGACTGTTGGAGGATATCGAAGTTGTTGACAACGAAGAGTTCTGCGTGTTCCTGCGCGAGAAGATCTGTATGATGGCTCAAAAAATGAACAACAAACAATAA
- a CDS encoding ribonuclease HII, whose translation MLLNHYYEGLVEAGCDEAGRGCLAGSVYAAAVILPDGYENELLNDSKQLTEKKRYLLREIIQRDAVAWAVGVVTPEEIDKINILNASILAMHRALDQLQVRPQAVIVDGNRFKKYQDLPHTTIVKGDGKYLSIAAASILAKTYRDDYMNELAEKYPYYDWASNKGYPTKKHREAIRQYGTSPYHRMSYNLLGDGQLSIDFGE comes from the coding sequence ATGCTGTTGAATCATTATTACGAGGGACTTGTTGAGGCTGGTTGTGATGAGGCTGGTCGTGGATGTCTGGCTGGCAGTGTGTATGCTGCTGCTGTGATACTGCCTGATGGCTACGAAAACGAACTGCTGAACGACTCGAAACAGTTGACAGAGAAGAAACGTTACCTGCTGCGTGAGATTATTCAGCGTGATGCTGTGGCATGGGCTGTGGGTGTTGTGACGCCAGAGGAGATAGATAAGATTAATATCCTGAACGCCTCGATACTGGCTATGCATCGTGCCTTGGATCAACTCCAGGTTCGTCCGCAGGCCGTTATTGTAGATGGTAACCGCTTTAAGAAGTATCAGGATTTGCCTCATACCACTATTGTAAAAGGCGATGGCAAATATCTGAGTATTGCAGCCGCCTCGATATTGGCTAAGACCTATCGTGATGACTATATGAACGAGTTGGCAGAGAAATACCCCTATTATGATTGGGCTTCAAATAAAGGCTATCCCACCAAGAAACACCGCGAGGCTATTCGGCAGTATGGCACTTCTCCATACCACAGAATGTCGTATAACTTGTTGGGTGATGGCCAACTATCAATAGATTTTGGTGAATAA
- a CDS encoding DUF4923 family protein, whose amino-acid sequence MKKIFVSMVAVALMVCGCGTNSGLDSIGNAVLTDVLSGGQNGSSATNTGAVVGNILASVLGANTAVTQKSLIGTWSYTRPGCAFTSEKLLAQAGGEVVASEIKTKLQPTYQKVGINANNTQVTFKEDGTFTAKIAGKSWSGKYTFDAANSKITMQGLLLNVNCYAKRNSDGIGLLFESKKLLTLLQTMSALSGNQTLQTVGELSKSYDGLRMGFDMK is encoded by the coding sequence ATGAAAAAGATTTTTGTCTCAATGGTAGCTGTAGCCTTGATGGTATGCGGATGTGGAACGAACAGTGGTTTGGATTCTATTGGTAATGCAGTGCTGACAGACGTGCTGTCTGGTGGTCAGAATGGTAGTAGCGCAACAAACACTGGCGCTGTCGTAGGTAATATCCTGGCGAGTGTGTTGGGAGCTAATACAGCGGTGACGCAGAAGTCGCTGATTGGCACTTGGAGCTACACACGTCCTGGTTGTGCTTTTACCAGCGAGAAACTCCTTGCTCAGGCAGGTGGTGAAGTGGTGGCTTCTGAGATTAAAACGAAGTTGCAGCCAACCTATCAGAAGGTAGGAATTAATGCCAATAACACTCAGGTGACTTTCAAGGAGGATGGTACTTTCACTGCGAAGATTGCTGGTAAGAGCTGGAGTGGTAAGTATACCTTTGATGCTGCCAACAGCAAGATTACGATGCAGGGACTGTTGCTCAATGTCAACTGCTACGCAAAGCGTAACTCTGATGGTATCGGTCTGCTGTTCGAGTCGAAGAAACTCCTGACACTTCTTCAGACGATGTCTGCCTTGAGTGGTAATCAGACTCTACAGACCGTTGGCGAGCTTTCAAAGAGCTATGATGGTCTGCGCATGGGCTTCGATATGAAGTAA
- the dut gene encoding dUTP diphosphatase, translating to MKIQVVNKGHQPLPAYATVQSAGMDLRANIDEPIVLKPLERRLIPTGLHIALPAGYEAQVRPRSGLALKKGITVLNSPGTVDADYRGEVGVLLINLSQEDFVVNDGERIAQMVIARHEQAEFVEVEVLDETERGEGGYGHTGVK from the coding sequence ATGAAAATTCAAGTTGTTAACAAAGGACACCAACCCCTGCCTGCTTATGCCACCGTGCAAAGTGCTGGCATGGACTTGCGTGCCAATATTGATGAACCCATCGTGTTGAAACCCCTGGAGCGCCGACTCATTCCCACAGGCTTGCATATTGCTCTGCCTGCCGGCTATGAGGCACAGGTGCGTCCACGCAGTGGCCTGGCCCTGAAGAAGGGTATCACCGTGTTGAACTCGCCAGGAACTGTTGATGCAGACTATCGTGGGGAGGTGGGTGTACTGTTGATTAATCTGTCGCAGGAAGATTTTGTTGTTAATGATGGCGAACGCATTGCTCAGATGGTTATTGCACGCCATGAACAGGCTGAGTTCGTTGAGGTGGAAGTACTTGACGAAACGGAACGTGGCGAAGGTGGCTACGGTCATACAGGTGTGAAATGA
- the sufD gene encoding Fe-S cluster assembly protein SufD, translating to MNSEQQYIDLYQQAREMIISHAPESMNVVRDQAFDDFRNQGFPSKKVERYKYTDMQKLFEPDYGVNLNRLQIPVDPYEAFHCDVPNLSTSLYFVVNDMFYRGDGVEVKGERKPQANHHLPEGVVIGSMRDYPELVSKYYTKLAKTSEDAVTALNTMLAQDGLLVYVPKNVKVDRAIQVINILKATPKNAQHVVSDLMVNRRVLIVLEESAEIKMLFCDHSADDCNFLATQVIEAFVGENASLDLYCMEETHHKNVRVSNVYIDQQANSRVKHNVITLHNGITRNKLDLTFSGEGAECQCYGCVIADKQQHVDNNTLIVHKVPHCNSQELYKYVLDEKAVGAFAGRVLVEHGAQKTTSQMTNQNLTATKEARMYTQPMLEIYADDVKCAHGSTVGQLNDAALFYMRQRGISLREAKLLLQNAFINEVIDKIQLEPLRDRLHYLVEKRFRGELNKCSGCKLCH from the coding sequence ATGAATAGCGAACAACAATATATTGACCTCTATCAGCAGGCACGTGAGATGATTATCTCGCATGCCCCAGAGTCGATGAACGTGGTGCGCGACCAGGCTTTTGACGACTTCCGTAACCAGGGTTTCCCTTCAAAAAAGGTGGAGCGATATAAGTACACCGATATGCAGAAGTTGTTTGAGCCCGACTATGGTGTAAACCTGAATCGCCTGCAGATTCCTGTCGATCCCTATGAGGCTTTCCATTGCGATGTGCCCAATCTGAGCACAAGCCTCTATTTTGTGGTTAACGACATGTTCTATAGAGGTGATGGCGTAGAGGTGAAAGGTGAGAGAAAGCCTCAAGCCAACCATCATCTTCCTGAGGGCGTTGTTATCGGCTCCATGCGCGATTACCCTGAGCTGGTGAGTAAGTACTACACGAAGCTGGCTAAAACCAGTGAGGATGCTGTTACGGCACTCAATACGATGCTGGCGCAGGACGGCTTGTTGGTTTACGTGCCCAAGAATGTGAAGGTGGACCGTGCCATTCAGGTTATTAACATCCTGAAGGCAACACCAAAGAATGCCCAGCATGTGGTGTCCGATTTGATGGTGAACCGTCGTGTACTGATTGTTCTGGAGGAGAGCGCCGAGATAAAGATGCTGTTTTGTGATCACTCTGCCGACGATTGCAACTTTCTGGCAACACAGGTTATCGAGGCTTTCGTAGGCGAGAATGCATCGTTAGACCTCTATTGCATGGAGGAGACCCATCATAAGAATGTGCGTGTCAGTAACGTATATATTGATCAGCAGGCTAATAGTCGTGTAAAGCACAATGTGATCACGTTACATAACGGTATTACCCGTAACAAGCTCGACCTTACCTTCAGTGGTGAGGGTGCCGAGTGCCAGTGCTATGGTTGTGTGATTGCCGATAAGCAGCAGCATGTGGATAACAATACGCTGATAGTTCACAAGGTGCCTCACTGCAACTCGCAAGAGCTCTATAAATATGTGCTCGATGAAAAGGCTGTAGGTGCTTTTGCTGGTCGTGTGCTGGTGGAGCATGGCGCTCAGAAAACCACCTCGCAGATGACCAATCAGAACCTGACTGCCACCAAAGAGGCACGTATGTACACCCAGCCCATGCTCGAGATTTATGCCGACGATGTGAAGTGTGCCCATGGTTCTACGGTTGGACAACTGAACGATGCTGCGCTTTTCTATATGCGCCAGCGTGGTATTTCTCTACGGGAGGCAAAGTTGTTGCTGCAGAACGCCTTTATCAACGAGGTGATTGATAAGATACAACTGGAACCGCTGCGAGACCGCTTGCATTATCTGGTCGAGAAGCGCTTCCGTGGGGAGCTTAATAAATGCTCTGGATGTAAGTTGTGTCACTAA
- the gpmI gene encoding 2,3-bisphosphoglycerate-independent phosphoglycerate mutase gives MAKKALLMILDGWGIGKHGKGDVIFNTPTPYLDLLTATSAHSQLQASGEDVGLPDGQMGNSEVGHLNIGAGRIVYQDLVKINRACKDGSIMENPQVKAAYTYAKENNKKLHLMGLTSDGGVHSSLDHLFKLIEIGKAYGLKNQTFVHCFMDGRDTDPKSGKGFIEQISKVCADNDAAIASIIGRFYAMDRDKRWERVKEGYDLVVKGTGKQATDMVKAVEESYADGVTDEFIKPIHNAAVNGCVEEGDVVIFINFRNDRAKEMTIVLTQEDMPEQGMKTIPGLQYYCMTPYDANFKGVNILFPKENVENTLGEYLSKQGKKQLHTAETEKYAHVTFFFNGGREQPYEGEDRILVPSPKVATYDLKPEMSAFEVKDKLVAAINEAKYDFIVVNFANGDMVGHTGIYNAIAKAVWAVDNCVKDVIEAAKANDYEAIIIADHGNADNAINADGTPNTAHSLNPVPFIYVTNNNSATVKDGRLADVAPSILHIMGLEQPQDMTGENLICD, from the coding sequence ATGGCAAAGAAAGCATTATTGATGATTCTCGATGGATGGGGAATCGGTAAGCATGGTAAGGGTGACGTTATCTTCAATACACCTACTCCTTACCTCGATTTGTTAACAGCTACTTCAGCTCACTCTCAGCTACAGGCATCTGGTGAGGATGTTGGTCTGCCCGATGGACAGATGGGTAACTCTGAGGTGGGTCACCTGAATATTGGTGCTGGTCGCATCGTTTATCAGGATCTCGTGAAAATCAACCGTGCCTGCAAGGACGGCTCTATCATGGAGAATCCTCAGGTTAAGGCTGCTTACACCTATGCCAAGGAGAACAACAAGAAGCTGCACCTGATGGGTCTGACCTCTGACGGTGGTGTGCACTCATCACTCGACCACCTGTTCAAGCTCATCGAGATTGGTAAAGCCTATGGCTTGAAGAACCAGACTTTCGTTCACTGCTTCATGGACGGTCGTGACACTGACCCCAAGAGCGGTAAGGGCTTTATCGAGCAGATCAGCAAGGTTTGTGCTGATAACGATGCTGCTATCGCATCTATCATTGGTCGTTTCTATGCTATGGACCGCGATAAGCGCTGGGAGCGTGTGAAGGAGGGTTACGACCTGGTTGTAAAGGGCACTGGTAAGCAGGCTACTGATATGGTGAAGGCTGTAGAAGAGAGCTATGCTGATGGCGTTACAGACGAGTTCATCAAGCCTATCCACAATGCTGCTGTTAACGGTTGCGTAGAAGAGGGCGATGTGGTTATCTTCATCAACTTCCGTAACGACCGTGCCAAGGAGATGACCATCGTTCTGACTCAGGAGGATATGCCAGAGCAGGGCATGAAGACCATCCCTGGATTGCAGTACTACTGTATGACACCTTACGACGCTAACTTCAAGGGCGTGAACATCCTCTTCCCCAAGGAGAACGTTGAGAATACGCTGGGCGAGTACCTGAGCAAGCAGGGCAAAAAGCAACTGCACACTGCCGAGACAGAGAAGTATGCTCACGTAACCTTCTTCTTCAACGGTGGTCGCGAGCAGCCATATGAGGGCGAGGACCGTATCTTAGTTCCTTCACCAAAGGTTGCTACCTACGACCTGAAGCCTGAGATGAGCGCCTTCGAGGTAAAGGATAAACTGGTGGCAGCCATCAACGAGGCTAAGTACGACTTCATCGTTGTGAACTTCGCTAACGGCGATATGGTGGGTCATACTGGTATCTACAACGCTATTGCCAAGGCTGTTTGGGCTGTTGACAATTGCGTGAAGGATGTCATCGAGGCTGCTAAGGCTAACGATTACGAGGCTATCATCATTGCCGACCACGGTAATGCCGATAACGCTATCAACGCCGATGGTACTCCAAATACCGCTCACTCTCTGAATCCCGTTCCTTTCATCTATGTAACCAACAACAATTCGGCTACAGTGAAAGACGGTCGTCTGGCCGACGTGGCTCCTTCAATCCTGCATATCATGGGTCTGGAGCAGCCTCAGGATATGACTGGCGAGAACTTGATTTGTGACTAA
- a CDS encoding aminotransferase class V-fold PLP-dependent enzyme: protein MLDVNKIREDFPILQREVYGKPLVYLDNAATTQKPLCVLDAMREEYLNVNANVHRGVHYLSQQATDLHEAAREKVRAFINAKKTEEIVFTRGTTEAINLVASSFCESQMKAGDEVLVTEMEHHSNIVSWQLQAQRRGIVVKHLPITDEGLLCLDDIETYLTEKTKLVSVAHVSNVLGTINPVKDIIRLAHERGIPVLVDAAQSAPHMKIDVQDMDCDFLAFSGHKMYGPTGIGVLYGKEVWLEKLPPYQGGGEMIDKVTWEKTTFERLPFKFEAGTPDYVATHGLATAIKYMESVGLDNIEAHEQELTRYCMEQMRSIPNIRFFGEAPKKDAVVSFLVGDIHHLDLGTLLDRLGIAVRTGHHCAQPLMDRLGIAGTVRASFAMYNTKEEIDILVAGILRVAKMF from the coding sequence ATGTTAGACGTCAATAAAATACGAGAAGACTTCCCTATTTTGCAGCGGGAGGTATATGGTAAGCCATTGGTCTATCTGGACAATGCTGCCACCACGCAGAAACCTTTGTGCGTGCTTGATGCCATGCGCGAAGAGTATCTGAATGTGAATGCCAACGTACACCGTGGTGTTCATTACCTTAGTCAGCAGGCCACCGACCTGCATGAGGCAGCTCGCGAGAAAGTGCGCGCCTTTATCAACGCCAAGAAGACGGAGGAGATTGTCTTTACCCGTGGTACGACTGAGGCTATTAACCTGGTCGCCTCATCGTTCTGTGAGAGTCAGATGAAGGCTGGTGATGAAGTGTTAGTGACAGAGATGGAACATCACTCAAACATCGTTTCATGGCAATTGCAGGCCCAGCGCCGGGGTATTGTGGTGAAACATCTTCCGATAACAGACGAGGGGCTGCTGTGCCTCGATGATATAGAGACCTATCTGACGGAGAAGACAAAGCTGGTGAGTGTCGCCCATGTGAGTAATGTGCTGGGCACTATCAATCCTGTGAAGGATATCATTCGCTTGGCCCACGAACGTGGCATTCCCGTCTTGGTAGATGCTGCTCAGAGTGCGCCTCATATGAAGATTGATGTCCAGGATATGGACTGCGACTTCCTGGCTTTCAGTGGCCACAAGATGTACGGTCCTACAGGCATCGGCGTGCTCTATGGAAAAGAAGTGTGGTTAGAGAAACTGCCTCCCTATCAGGGTGGTGGCGAGATGATTGATAAGGTGACGTGGGAGAAAACCACTTTTGAGCGTCTGCCGTTTAAGTTTGAGGCTGGTACTCCCGACTATGTGGCAACCCACGGTTTGGCAACGGCCATCAAGTATATGGAGTCTGTTGGTCTTGATAATATTGAGGCCCACGAGCAGGAACTGACCCGCTATTGTATGGAACAGATGCGTTCCATTCCTAATATCCGTTTCTTCGGCGAGGCCCCCAAGAAGGATGCTGTCGTATCATTCCTGGTTGGTGATATTCATCACCTGGATCTAGGCACGCTCCTTGATCGTCTCGGCATCGCTGTTCGTACTGGACATCACTGTGCCCAGCCTCTGATGGATCGCCTCGGTATCGCAGGTACTGTTCGCGCATCATTTGCAATGTATAACACCAAGGAAGAGATAGATATCCTTGTTGCAGGAATTCTTCGTGTGGCTAAGATGTTTTAA
- the ung gene encoding uracil-DNA glycosylase yields MNVQIEDSWKRHLQEEFEKPYFAGLTEKVRQEYMAGTCYPPGKLIFNAFNLCPFDQVKVVIIGQDPYHEPGQAHGLSFSVQDGVQFPPSLQNIFKEIHDDLGTPMPDSGDLSRWAEQGVLLLNATLTVRAHQANSHASLGWQNFTDAAIKALATEREHLVYMLWGGFARSKAYMIDKQKNLVLESVHPSPLSANRGGWFGQHQFSCCNEYLKQNKIEPIRW; encoded by the coding sequence ATGAACGTACAGATAGAGGATTCTTGGAAACGGCATCTGCAGGAGGAGTTTGAAAAACCGTATTTTGCTGGACTCACAGAGAAGGTGAGACAGGAATATATGGCAGGCACGTGTTACCCTCCTGGGAAGCTGATCTTTAATGCCTTCAACCTTTGTCCGTTTGACCAAGTGAAGGTGGTTATTATCGGTCAGGATCCTTATCATGAGCCAGGACAGGCTCATGGACTGAGTTTCTCTGTGCAGGATGGGGTGCAGTTCCCACCCTCGCTGCAGAATATCTTCAAGGAGATTCACGACGACCTGGGCACACCGATGCCCGATAGTGGTGACCTGTCACGTTGGGCCGAGCAGGGCGTGTTGCTGCTCAACGCTACGCTCACCGTTCGAGCTCATCAGGCTAACAGTCATGCCTCGTTGGGATGGCAGAACTTCACGGATGCAGCCATCAAGGCTCTGGCCACAGAGCGTGAGCATTTAGTGTATATGCTTTGGGGCGGTTTTGCCCGTTCTAAGGCCTATATGATTGATAAACAGAAGAATCTGGTGCTCGAGTCTGTACACCCTTCGCCCCTGTCGGCTAATCGTGGTGGCTGGTTTGGCCAGCATCAGTTCTCTTGTTGTAATGAATATCTGAAACAGAATAAGATTGAGCCAATTCGTTGGTAG